In a single window of the Halobacteriovorax sp. DA5 genome:
- a CDS encoding S41 family peptidase, with protein sequence MKTIMSLLLLSFMAVSSYGMQINKSAFSGKNFWYIDQIDRVEIITDLYKQTKAEYALWEVKKKRIGVDGDKIFKEAIEAEQTIADVDDAVSQARSNMEFYDRARKLIANFQDTHFGLSTHIAAPWIVSGFNTKLVEASGKVIIASKYGKVIEKSVIETQNYYINKIELGDELISVDGVKVSDAIDALMPYIDASSPAFARSRAAAMLIERYFLFPTRPYFDIEFRSAKTQETHKVRLPLYYSGDTSIVRKKDISFYLDQKGFLKLKELRFKWDNQQRTFVKDTSLKVDTLPEGLPKGAIELENWTSANGGGSPIVHSALILKDAKAYAYMQVNSFSVSTVYFKGEQLSFIEALRKNIKFFKAQNLDLILDIRNNGGGNGGYPAQLLSMLTEADKTYPNATWASAVTRYMRQLIEYYGVEEIFKDIDGSDWTMQSDAFFEAASEGRMLSRATQNIDITADPQVGGFDGKIVALVSPNCISACDITSILLQGSKRAKLIGTHANGTGAGYRSNDVYNTQFKDRYNVFSTQIPNMLFGYGVEGHQFGNLLGIDSAYELNSENVPVQADINYVETKKDLTNYMSGWIEKAIEVLNQ encoded by the coding sequence ATGAAGACAATAATGTCCCTACTACTATTAAGTTTCATGGCCGTTTCAAGCTATGGAATGCAAATTAATAAATCTGCTTTTTCTGGCAAGAATTTCTGGTACATCGATCAAATCGATCGAGTTGAGATTATTACAGATCTATACAAGCAAACAAAAGCTGAATACGCCCTGTGGGAAGTAAAGAAGAAGCGCATCGGTGTTGACGGAGATAAGATATTTAAAGAAGCAATTGAAGCTGAGCAAACAATTGCTGACGTTGATGATGCTGTTTCACAAGCAAGAAGTAATATGGAGTTCTACGATCGTGCAAGAAAGTTAATTGCTAACTTTCAAGATACACACTTTGGACTAAGTACTCATATTGCAGCTCCATGGATTGTATCAGGTTTTAATACAAAGTTAGTTGAAGCTAGCGGAAAAGTAATCATTGCCTCAAAATACGGCAAGGTTATTGAAAAATCAGTTATTGAAACACAAAACTACTACATTAATAAGATCGAATTAGGTGATGAGCTAATCAGTGTTGACGGTGTAAAAGTAAGTGATGCAATTGATGCACTTATGCCTTACATTGACGCATCAAGTCCTGCCTTTGCAAGATCAAGAGCTGCTGCAATGTTAATTGAGCGCTACTTTCTATTTCCAACAAGGCCATATTTTGACATTGAATTTAGAAGTGCAAAAACACAGGAAACTCACAAGGTTCGCCTACCTCTATACTACTCTGGTGATACTAGTATCGTAAGAAAGAAAGATATTTCATTCTACCTTGATCAAAAAGGTTTCTTAAAATTAAAAGAGCTTCGTTTTAAATGGGATAATCAACAGAGAACTTTTGTAAAAGACACAAGTCTAAAAGTCGATACTTTACCAGAAGGCCTTCCAAAAGGTGCTATTGAATTAGAAAACTGGACATCAGCAAATGGTGGTGGAAGCCCTATCGTTCACTCTGCTCTAATTCTTAAAGATGCAAAAGCATATGCTTATATGCAGGTAAACTCTTTTTCAGTATCAACAGTATACTTTAAAGGTGAGCAGCTCTCTTTTATCGAAGCACTTAGAAAAAATATTAAATTCTTTAAAGCACAAAACTTAGACCTTATTTTAGATATTAGAAATAATGGTGGTGGTAATGGTGGCTACCCTGCTCAACTTCTTTCTATGCTAACAGAAGCAGATAAAACATACCCAAATGCTACTTGGGCCTCAGCAGTTACTCGTTATATGAGACAACTAATTGAGTACTACGGTGTTGAAGAAATCTTTAAAGACATTGATGGAAGTGATTGGACAATGCAATCTGATGCTTTCTTTGAAGCTGCAAGTGAAGGAAGAATGCTTTCTCGTGCAACTCAGAATATTGATATTACAGCTGACCCACAAGTAGGTGGATTTGATGGAAAGATCGTTGCTCTAGTTTCACCAAATTGTATTTCAGCGTGTGATATTACAAGTATTCTACTGCAAGGCTCAAAAAGAGCGAAATTAATAGGTACTCATGCAAACGGTACTGGTGCAGGATACCGCTCAAATGACGTGTATAACACGCAATTTAAGGACCGCTATAACGTGTTTTCAACACAGATCCCAAATATGCTATTTGGATACGGTGTTGAAGGTCACCAATTTGGTAATCTCTTAGGAATTGACTCTGCTTATGAGTTAAATTCTGAAAACGTTCCAGTTCAGGCCGATATTAATTATGTTGAGACAAAGAAAGACTTAACTAATTACATGTCAGGTTGGATTGAAAAAGCAATTGAAGTTTTAAACCAATAA
- a CDS encoding SAM-dependent methyltransferase, translating to MNTFYLFFYHPKLKDLLLEEIKLKHPKLHLSFSNKEFVSMKGPDNYETQLIKKPVAFARRQATFIDKYNEIPLDGEYIRVGENQFWHFDTIITPVDTFSLTESEISDEVPARAYHKACQAFRLYKEEISAQDQIVEIGSAPGGISYYVLEKGAKLVSVDPALMDPIISEKFGDQFSHIKKSVFDVTRAQLPKHCDWLISDLNLNGDLNTNQSRRIMDFYKNIKGAFLTIKTPVINDLKKVDDWIKVFTADKKYEVSVCHLPSHRREIGMFIRPRK from the coding sequence ATGAACACATTTTACTTATTCTTCTATCATCCAAAACTTAAAGATCTTCTTTTAGAAGAAATTAAGCTAAAGCACCCCAAGCTTCACCTAAGCTTTTCTAACAAAGAGTTTGTTAGCATGAAGGGGCCAGATAATTACGAAACACAGCTTATTAAAAAGCCTGTTGCCTTTGCACGTAGACAGGCGACTTTTATCGATAAATATAATGAGATCCCTCTTGATGGTGAGTATATCCGAGTGGGGGAAAATCAATTTTGGCACTTTGATACTATTATCACTCCTGTCGATACCTTCTCTTTAACGGAGAGTGAAATTTCTGATGAGGTTCCTGCTAGGGCCTATCATAAGGCGTGCCAAGCATTTAGGCTTTATAAAGAAGAGATTAGTGCGCAAGATCAGATTGTGGAAATAGGAAGTGCTCCAGGTGGAATCTCATACTATGTCCTCGAAAAAGGGGCCAAGCTTGTCTCAGTTGATCCGGCGCTTATGGATCCAATTATTTCAGAAAAATTTGGAGATCAATTCTCACATATTAAAAAGAGTGTCTTTGATGTGACTAGGGCACAGCTACCAAAGCACTGTGACTGGCTCATTTCAGATTTAAACTTGAATGGAGATTTAAATACGAATCAGTCGCGTCGTATAATGGACTTTTATAAGAATATTAAAGGTGCTTTCTTAACTATTAAGACACCTGTAATTAATGATCTTAAAAAGGTTGATGATTGGATAAAGGTATTTACTGCTGATAAGAAGTATGAAGTCTCTGTCTGTCATCTTCCTTCGCATCGAAGAGAAATCGGAATGTTTATAAGGCCACGCAAATAG
- a CDS encoding glutathione peroxidase, producing MAFESIDGKQVPKTSFKIFKDGGLVDLTYDEVFKGKRVVVFSLPGAYTPTCSSTHLPRYNELAGAIKKEGVDAIYVLSVNDAFVMDAWIQDQHADEIGVLPDGNGEFSKGIGLLVDKSDIGFGARTWRYSMVVNDGVVEKSFIEPDKPGDPFEVSDADTMLKYLNPEAKAPEAIAIITRPGCPHCHRAKELLTEKGHKYNEIILGQHTSNQSLFAITGQTKVPQIFINGERIGGRDKLEELNEQGKL from the coding sequence ATGGCATTTGAAAGTATTGATGGAAAGCAGGTTCCAAAGACTTCTTTTAAAATTTTTAAAGATGGTGGCCTAGTTGACCTAACATATGATGAAGTATTTAAAGGTAAGCGAGTTGTGGTTTTTTCACTACCTGGTGCATATACACCAACGTGTTCATCAACTCACCTTCCTCGTTACAATGAGCTTGCTGGTGCAATAAAAAAAGAAGGTGTTGATGCTATCTACGTCCTATCTGTAAATGATGCATTTGTTATGGATGCTTGGATACAAGATCAACATGCAGATGAAATTGGTGTCTTACCAGATGGCAATGGTGAGTTCTCTAAGGGAATTGGACTATTAGTAGATAAGTCTGATATTGGATTTGGGGCAAGAACGTGGCGCTACTCGATGGTGGTAAATGATGGTGTTGTTGAAAAATCATTTATTGAACCTGATAAACCAGGTGACCCATTTGAAGTGTCAGATGCTGATACAATGCTTAAGTACTTAAACCCAGAAGCGAAAGCACCAGAGGCAATTGCTATTATCACACGTCCAGGTTGTCCACACTGCCACCGCGCTAAAGAGCTTCTAACAGAAAAAGGGCATAAGTATAACGAGATCATACTTGGGCAACATACTTCTAACCAGTCACTATTTGCTATCACTGGGCAAACGAAGGTTCCACAAATCTTTATCAATGGAGAAAGAATTGGTGGACGAGATAAATTAGAAGAATTAAATGAGCAAGGAAAGCTTTAA
- a CDS encoding glutamine synthetase III: MSVPSNLIQGLNFLRPRDKSGKHQKVTDYYGENTFDIQTAEEIPDSIKEEINEAIHSNSHISKAQAEIVAKAVTKWALDKGATHFCHWFQPLTGSTAEKHDAFLDFDYSTGRPIEKLSASQLTQGEPDASSFPNGGSRSTFEARGYTAWDLTSPMFLIGTGESKTLCIPTAFVSYHGEALDMKTPLLRSVSALGETAKRFFHLSGETNVKRVIATCGAEQEYFLIDKNYYNLREDLVMTGRTLFGAPSTKNQQLDDHYFGAINERVLAFMEELDYELHKLGIPAKTRHNEVAPGQFELAQIFRDANVSADNNHMVMAMIENVAIRHGFVALLHEKPFAGINGSGKHLNWSLASDTGINLLDPGSEPHQNYRFLAFTSVVIAAVHRHAKLLRAAIASHSNDHRLGANEAPPSIISVFTGSTIERIFKAIKEGEEFSPESQTILDLGAGALAKLPKDNTDRNRTSPFAFTGNKFEFRACGSDQSIGFPLTILNGAVTAVLEEANNLLEAKIRDGVSIDQALLDICHTFINESWDVIFNGDGYSQAWLEEAQKRGLPNLKTTADSLNVLVDRQETAFLTKHGIYRESELDTRYNVLLETYITKRNIEFGTLSNMVNQLVIPAALNYKAKLTASIAASKAIKVEASVETEILKDLQFSLEAVFEQNRNLKNALAGLSDVHDEEKVAHSLAYELMPISEMIADHCGRLESIIPDDLWPVPTYFEMLFLI; encoded by the coding sequence ATGAGTGTCCCAAGTAATCTAATTCAAGGTTTAAATTTTCTACGTCCCAGAGACAAATCAGGTAAGCACCAAAAAGTAACAGACTACTATGGTGAAAATACGTTTGATATTCAAACGGCAGAGGAAATCCCTGATTCAATTAAAGAAGAAATTAACGAGGCGATACATTCAAACTCTCATATCTCTAAGGCCCAGGCCGAGATTGTTGCAAAGGCCGTTACAAAGTGGGCCCTTGATAAAGGTGCAACTCACTTTTGTCACTGGTTTCAACCTTTAACTGGATCAACTGCTGAAAAGCACGACGCTTTCTTAGATTTTGACTACTCAACTGGAAGACCTATTGAAAAGTTATCAGCGTCTCAGCTAACTCAAGGTGAGCCAGATGCATCTTCTTTTCCAAATGGTGGATCTCGCTCTACTTTTGAAGCACGTGGCTATACTGCTTGGGACTTAACATCTCCAATGTTTTTAATTGGTACAGGTGAATCAAAAACTCTTTGTATCCCAACTGCCTTTGTTTCTTATCACGGCGAGGCCCTTGATATGAAGACACCACTTCTTCGTTCAGTTTCGGCCCTGGGTGAAACTGCAAAGAGATTCTTTCACCTATCAGGTGAAACGAATGTTAAACGAGTCATTGCAACTTGTGGTGCAGAACAAGAATATTTTTTAATTGATAAGAATTACTATAATTTAAGAGAAGATCTTGTGATGACAGGACGTACTCTTTTTGGAGCTCCTTCAACAAAGAATCAACAATTAGATGATCACTATTTTGGGGCCATCAATGAGCGTGTGCTCGCTTTTATGGAAGAGCTAGATTATGAACTTCATAAACTAGGAATTCCTGCAAAAACTCGTCATAATGAAGTTGCACCAGGACAATTTGAGCTTGCTCAAATCTTTAGAGATGCTAACGTTTCAGCTGATAATAATCACATGGTAATGGCCATGATTGAAAATGTGGCCATTCGTCATGGCTTTGTTGCGCTTTTACATGAAAAGCCGTTTGCCGGTATCAATGGTTCAGGAAAGCACCTTAACTGGTCACTAGCAAGTGATACGGGAATTAATCTTCTTGACCCAGGAAGTGAACCACATCAAAACTATCGTTTCTTGGCTTTTACTTCTGTTGTTATTGCAGCAGTACATCGCCATGCTAAACTTTTAAGGGCCGCAATTGCTTCTCACAGTAATGATCACCGCCTAGGTGCTAATGAGGCCCCTCCTTCAATTATTTCTGTCTTTACTGGTTCAACAATTGAAAGAATCTTTAAAGCAATTAAAGAAGGTGAGGAATTCTCTCCTGAGTCACAAACGATTCTTGATCTAGGTGCAGGTGCACTTGCTAAGCTTCCAAAGGATAACACTGATAGAAACCGTACTTCACCATTTGCATTTACTGGAAATAAATTTGAATTCCGTGCCTGTGGTTCAGACCAATCAATTGGTTTTCCTCTGACAATTCTAAACGGTGCCGTAACTGCAGTTTTAGAAGAAGCAAATAATCTTCTAGAAGCAAAGATTCGTGATGGTGTTTCTATCGATCAAGCACTCCTTGATATTTGTCACACATTTATCAATGAGTCTTGGGATGTTATTTTTAACGGTGATGGCTACTCTCAAGCGTGGCTTGAAGAAGCCCAAAAAAGAGGACTTCCTAATTTAAAAACAACAGCTGATAGCTTAAATGTTCTTGTCGATAGACAAGAGACAGCATTTCTAACGAAGCATGGTATTTATCGTGAATCAGAACTCGATACTCGCTACAATGTACTTCTGGAAACATATATCACGAAACGTAATATCGAATTTGGTACTCTTTCAAATATGGTTAACCAATTAGTTATCCCTGCGGCACTTAATTACAAGGCCAAGTTAACCGCATCAATTGCTGCTTCAAAGGCCATTAAAGTCGAAGCGTCAGTAGAAACAGAAATTCTAAAAGATCTACAATTCTCTTTAGAAGCTGTTTTTGAGCAAAATAGAAATCTTAAGAATGCCTTGGCAGGTTTAAGTGATGTACATGATGAAGAAAAAGTGGCCCATTCATTAGCTTATGAGTTAATGCCTATTAGTGAGATGATTGCTGATCACTGTGGACGTCTTGAAAGTATTATTCCGGATGATTTATGGCCAGTGCCAACTTATTTTGAAATGTTATTTTTGATTTAA
- a CDS encoding 4'-phosphopantetheinyl transferase superfamily protein: protein MAKEMLMSNKKFMRSTFLYLGQEELPEGFMADKRNDFRLSRYCLSSLTGLKDISIINHLHLDNHDNMLVSISHTKELAACALCTNKDVKSVGIDIEWSDRKMREGTFKYFVSHERELNIHSPLEIWCIKEAAFKAYSPFHDDENEKILVLTDFEILEKGVLKGPKDNKLVYEIIEEKYQGRPFKLALSEY from the coding sequence ATGGCAAAAGAAATGCTGATGAGCAACAAAAAATTCATGCGAAGTACATTTTTATACCTTGGCCAAGAGGAGCTACCAGAAGGCTTCATGGCCGACAAGCGCAATGACTTTAGACTGAGTCGTTATTGTTTATCTTCATTAACTGGCCTTAAAGATATATCTATTATCAATCACTTACATTTAGATAATCATGACAATATGCTAGTCTCAATTAGTCACACGAAAGAGCTTGCGGCTTGTGCGCTATGCACAAATAAAGATGTTAAGTCAGTCGGTATTGATATTGAGTGGTCTGATCGAAAAATGCGTGAAGGAACTTTTAAGTATTTTGTCTCACATGAAAGAGAACTAAATATACACTCTCCTCTTGAGATCTGGTGTATTAAGGAAGCGGCCTTCAAGGCCTACTCACCTTTTCATGATGATGAAAATGAGAAGATATTGGTCTTAACTGACTTTGAGATTTTAGAAAAGGGAGTTCTTAAAGGGCCCAAGGACAATAAGCTTGTCTATGAAATCATCGAAGAGAAATATCAGGGCAGGCCCTTTAAGCTTGCCCTGAGTGAATATTAA
- a CDS encoding M61 family metallopeptidase: MLKYIIDIPNPHTHLVNISLDAVLDTNSNEVRFFMPSWSPGSYLMREYSRHIKEIKVEDSKGQRLFHEQVSKNEWRVDLTHPSFKSTSFGEDGKIRIAYSIYCHELTVRTSHVDNTHAFLHGPSVFLGIEGQSGKSHVEIKINPLWSKVTTALKDISEKRDHFIYEAQDFDELLDTPIEIGCHETYGFMHQNKEHHIAFYGDFAHAQSSQEVMDKLNDDIKTIVEETAKIVGDELPYDHYYFITHLSPSGFGGLEHLDSTVLQFCPFHLAKEKGYKEYMELVAHEYFHLWNVKRIRPVELGPFDYKNENYTRMHWLTEGMTSFVDQLITYRSGFYSLKEYLECMKKNINNYLGTPGRGYHSLEDSSFNAWIKLYRAGENFKNSSVSYYLKGGLVFFILNTLMKNEGKGINDLVRALWADYKERPAVGITKEGFFEILEGLVSKNISDEFRLLVEGVEEIDFEDYLKRMGASVEWTTPKLDIGATVAEEGGKLIIKSIRQESCGYKAGLNAGDELIALNSLRLDKKAYDTMAEMYKENDQVDFLIARTGKLMTLRVTLGNGLREIKEINIEDEKKLESFLF; encoded by the coding sequence ATGCTTAAATATATAATCGATATTCCAAATCCCCACACTCACTTAGTTAATATTTCTTTAGATGCAGTGCTGGATACAAATTCAAATGAAGTTCGCTTCTTTATGCCTTCTTGGTCGCCAGGCTCTTATTTAATGAGAGAGTACTCTCGTCATATTAAAGAAATCAAGGTTGAAGATTCGAAAGGACAACGTCTTTTCCATGAACAAGTTTCAAAGAATGAGTGGAGAGTTGATCTTACTCACCCAAGTTTTAAATCGACTTCATTTGGTGAAGATGGAAAAATAAGAATTGCCTATAGTATCTATTGTCATGAATTAACTGTGCGTACTTCTCATGTTGATAACACACATGCCTTCTTACATGGGCCAAGTGTTTTTCTTGGCATTGAGGGGCAAAGTGGTAAGTCACATGTAGAAATTAAAATTAATCCACTTTGGTCAAAAGTAACAACGGCCTTAAAAGATATTTCTGAAAAAAGAGATCATTTTATCTATGAAGCGCAAGACTTTGATGAGCTTCTTGATACTCCAATTGAAATTGGATGCCATGAGACTTATGGTTTCATGCACCAAAATAAAGAACACCATATTGCTTTCTATGGAGATTTTGCTCATGCTCAATCTTCACAAGAAGTGATGGATAAGCTTAATGATGATATTAAGACGATCGTTGAAGAGACTGCAAAGATAGTAGGGGACGAGCTTCCTTACGATCACTATTATTTTATCACTCACTTAAGTCCAAGTGGCTTTGGTGGACTTGAGCACTTAGACTCGACGGTACTACAATTTTGTCCATTCCATTTAGCAAAAGAGAAAGGCTATAAAGAGTATATGGAACTTGTTGCTCACGAATACTTTCACCTTTGGAACGTAAAAAGAATTCGTCCAGTTGAGCTTGGGCCATTTGATTATAAAAATGAAAACTACACTCGTATGCACTGGTTAACGGAAGGGATGACTAGCTTTGTTGATCAGCTTATCACTTATCGCAGTGGCTTCTATTCTCTAAAAGAATACTTAGAGTGTATGAAGAAGAATATTAACAATTACCTTGGCACTCCTGGGCGTGGTTATCACTCTCTTGAAGATTCATCATTCAATGCCTGGATTAAACTTTACCGTGCTGGTGAAAACTTTAAAAACTCATCTGTTAGCTATTACCTAAAAGGTGGGCTCGTTTTCTTTATTCTTAATACACTGATGAAGAATGAAGGAAAGGGAATCAACGATCTTGTTCGTGCTCTATGGGCGGATTATAAAGAAAGACCTGCTGTGGGAATTACAAAAGAAGGCTTCTTCGAAATCCTAGAAGGACTTGTTTCTAAAAATATTAGCGATGAATTTAGACTTCTTGTTGAAGGTGTTGAAGAAATTGATTTTGAAGATTACTTAAAGCGCATGGGTGCTAGTGTTGAGTGGACAACTCCTAAGCTAGATATTGGTGCAACAGTGGCCGAAGAAGGTGGAAAGCTTATCATCAAGTCAATTCGCCAAGAAAGTTGTGGATATAAAGCAGGACTAAATGCAGGTGATGAACTTATTGCTCTTAACTCATTAAGACTTGATAAGAAGGCCTACGATACAATGGCCGAGATGTATAAAGAAAATGATCAAGTTGATTTCTTAATTGCTCGCACAGGGAAGTTGATGACTTTAAGAGTTACTCTTGGAAACGGTCTTAGAGAGATTAAAGAAATTAATATCGAAGATGAAAAGAAATTAGAAAGCTTTTTATTTTAA
- a CDS encoding iron-sulfur cluster assembly accessory protein: MENQSDNAQQSEHYNIDRSQVVLPQLTFTQVAQDQLNLMLENDFTLQGKYLRILISGKGCEGFKYSIGFHNLNDDDFLIPVPCMDIEVIIDPFTAFYLGETLIDYQFNYINDEEGFVVTNKQQEEFQGKFWRKDKTKIPPKAEAL, encoded by the coding sequence ATGGAAAATCAATCTGACAACGCACAGCAGTCTGAGCATTATAATATTGACCGCTCACAAGTTGTACTACCACAACTTACTTTTACTCAAGTAGCACAAGATCAACTCAATCTTATGCTTGAAAATGATTTCACACTACAAGGAAAGTACTTAAGAATCCTTATTAGTGGTAAAGGTTGTGAGGGATTTAAGTATTCAATTGGGTTCCATAACTTAAATGATGATGATTTTCTAATTCCTGTCCCTTGTATGGATATCGAAGTTATTATTGATCCATTTACGGCATTTTATCTTGGTGAAACTTTAATTGATTACCAATTTAATTATATCAATGACGAAGAAGGTTTTGTTGTAACTAATAAGCAACAAGAAGAATTCCAAGGCAAATTCTGGCGTAAAGATAAAACAAAGATTCCTCCTAAGGCAGAGGCCCTGTAA
- a CDS encoding LysR family transcriptional regulator has product MDYRYLKAFTLTAKYLSFSKAAAELKIAQSAVSRQVKLLEESMNEELIIRSSKKVILTKKAKQLLKSIDQFEDSLGNIFETTQERPVHIGILDGLLVNWFNPILAKYAKNYKRDIFIHVADSPALRRGIEDGIYDIIFSTDNFQSDLTSSLKLFEEKFVIISNEVINKRKLHEYTWIVFSELDHLHKLSTKAPPKKIVVDSLESIKALVKHGVGIAVVPDHTLSKHDNFTTEQVSGLKNMNIYMTTLSYKNQPAFLKEFIKILNTK; this is encoded by the coding sequence ATGGACTATCGTTACCTAAAGGCGTTTACTCTTACGGCAAAATACTTAAGCTTTTCAAAAGCTGCCGCAGAGTTGAAGATTGCTCAATCAGCAGTTTCAAGACAAGTAAAACTCCTTGAAGAATCGATGAATGAAGAGCTTATTATTCGCTCAAGTAAGAAAGTTATTTTAACAAAGAAGGCCAAGCAACTTCTAAAGTCTATCGACCAATTTGAAGATAGCCTTGGTAATATCTTTGAAACCACTCAAGAGCGTCCTGTACATATCGGGATTCTTGATGGACTACTAGTTAACTGGTTTAACCCTATCCTTGCAAAGTATGCAAAGAATTATAAAAGAGATATTTTCATTCACGTAGCCGATAGCCCAGCACTTAGACGTGGGATTGAGGATGGTATATACGATATTATCTTCTCAACAGATAATTTCCAATCAGACCTCACATCTTCTTTAAAATTATTTGAAGAAAAATTTGTGATCATCTCAAATGAAGTAATCAATAAGAGGAAGCTTCACGAGTATACGTGGATTGTTTTTAGTGAACTTGACCACCTTCATAAATTATCAACAAAGGCGCCACCAAAGAAGATCGTTGTGGACTCTCTAGAGAGTATCAAGGCACTTGTAAAGCATGGTGTGGGGATTGCTGTTGTACCAGATCATACATTATCGAAGCACGATAATTTTACGACAGAGCAAGTAAGTGGACTAAAGAATATGAATATCTATATGACTACTTTAAGCTACAAGAATCAACCGGCATTTCTAAAAGAATTTATTAAGATTTTAAATACGAAATAA
- a CDS encoding DUF6178 family protein, whose translation MSDNKKDNKNNNLATTDVISLILKESKAYTSMELVNSYISKGESLEKLPVQPLYVSIKALPVEVKSHALKLLSKEQRETFYDIDLWTKDELDINEFTSWVSTVAKCPDEEIRYEFVKSDQFILFLKGRFNVWTFDVEDPLYPDDHDNYFLTEDNLLLFEFDEDNEVVDEVRQLIKDLYTEVGVEAAYQHLFKMISEDYMIYNENQYQDKKERLRDFGFVDYFEALQVVNPFPSVGHIDLFINKKQPLTGNISTKGKLQTLHQNSIIAFEKNAASIHEELNKVQDEKRFSYLHFNFIRMLNASMEYYGVLKDGPVAMTRIGNQNRELILLGMSYIKDIRNFADESIFEYFDFTDIYKIGNSLIRILQKDVKKALRNHLFEDTEENFLGASFDLFLDDFFSDLVKYRDNDNKIVVVNNVEVWRKLQSKCKLLIELMPFIKTLKETYLSLKDDGMLSDNFYLNYDINSIDFEAIILSTLINYSLDKFDKDDSRKMGVSIEEFREFSKKSNLSSGIFQNDYITQKVAGFAQTFGLDQIENINEYILKILHDHLAGYEFENLRDDEFKHVGGPIIFNTLS comes from the coding sequence ATGAGCGACAATAAGAAAGACAATAAGAATAATAATTTAGCGACTACTGACGTTATTTCTTTAATTCTTAAAGAGTCTAAGGCCTATACTTCGATGGAGTTAGTTAATAGCTACATCTCTAAAGGGGAAAGCCTTGAAAAGCTACCTGTTCAGCCACTTTATGTCTCAATTAAGGCCCTGCCTGTTGAAGTCAAATCTCACGCTCTTAAGCTTCTGTCTAAAGAGCAAAGAGAAACTTTCTATGATATTGACCTTTGGACAAAAGATGAACTTGATATCAATGAATTCACATCATGGGTAAGTACAGTTGCTAAGTGTCCTGATGAAGAAATTCGTTATGAATTTGTAAAATCAGATCAGTTCATTTTATTTCTTAAGGGACGCTTCAATGTTTGGACTTTCGATGTTGAAGATCCTCTCTATCCAGATGATCACGACAACTACTTTTTAACTGAAGATAATCTTCTTTTATTCGAATTTGATGAAGATAATGAAGTTGTCGATGAAGTACGCCAACTTATCAAAGACCTTTATACTGAAGTTGGTGTTGAAGCTGCTTACCAGCATCTTTTTAAAATGATTTCTGAAGACTATATGATCTACAATGAGAATCAGTATCAAGATAAGAAAGAAAGGCTAAGAGACTTTGGCTTCGTTGATTATTTCGAGGCCCTACAAGTGGTTAATCCATTTCCTTCTGTTGGCCATATTGATTTATTCATTAACAAAAAACAGCCTCTAACTGGTAATATTTCGACAAAAGGTAAACTTCAAACACTTCACCAAAATTCGATTATTGCCTTTGAAAAGAATGCTGCAAGTATTCACGAGGAGCTGAATAAGGTTCAAGATGAGAAGCGCTTTAGCTACCTACATTTCAACTTTATTCGCATGCTTAATGCAAGTATGGAGTACTATGGGGTTTTAAAAGATGGCCCTGTTGCTATGACTCGTATTGGGAATCAGAACCGAGAATTAATCCTTCTTGGAATGTCTTATATTAAAGATATCCGAAACTTTGCTGATGAAAGTATTTTTGAGTACTTTGATTTTACTGATATTTATAAGATTGGAAATTCGCTCATTCGCATTCTGCAAAAGGATGTGAAAAAGGCGCTAAGAAATCATCTCTTTGAAGATACTGAAGAGAATTTTTTAGGTGCTTCTTTTGATTTATTTCTAGATGATTTCTTTAGTGATCTTGTGAAGTATCGTGACAATGACAATAAGATTGTTGTTGTTAACAATGTTGAAGTCTGGAGAAAGTTACAAAGCAAGTGTAAGCTTCTAATTGAGTTGATGCCTTTTATTAAAACACTTAAAGAGACTTATTTATCTCTTAAAGACGATGGCATGCTTTCTGATAACTTCTATTTAAACTACGATATTAACTCAATTGATTTTGAGGCCATCATCCTCTCAACTCTTATTAATTACAGTCTTGATAAGTTTGACAAAGATGACTCTCGCAAAATGGGTGTTTCAATTGAAGAGTTTAGAGAATTTTCTAAGAAATCTAACCTTAGCTCAGGTATTTTTCAAAATGATTACATTACCCAAAAGGTTGCAGGCTTTGCTCAAACCTTTGGACTTGATCAAATTGAGAATATTAATGAGTATATCCTGAAAATATTACACGACCATTTAGCGGGTTATGAATTTGAAAATCTTCGTGATGATGAGTTTAAGCACGTTGGTGGGCCTATTATTTTTAACACCTTAAGTTAG